A genome region from Lucilia cuprina isolate Lc7/37 chromosome 3, ASM2204524v1, whole genome shotgun sequence includes the following:
- the LOC111675113 gene encoding ubiquitin carboxyl-terminal hydrolase 30 homolog — MESEKILMAAGVTVAAVVGAFVFWGPSGNSRLRQRRGQIAGLHNFGQTCFLNTLLQALAACPQFIAWLQLYNNATPDRKSLISSLLSTLEVINGTHASLRGDPYSPGAVLRALNALGWVIPQEEHDAHELFHVMLSTLEEEAHRPKQVGSLSDALPLDNGVGDQPNRPSSAMMSDFLNADYDESTGLSRMVRSEAHTPDSPASICDRDLHADHLQSSSPPEAMELDGMVSPVLGGRPSRSREALNKRSSGSCRSLERLTRGPGKVSIWSEQMPTQVPHPFQGAMGTQIVCNGCGFKSTVRYDKFDSITLNLPLQRRSGLSLGHLLSDYITSEDVTGVKCESCNETTTHTKSLTFAKLPACLCIHIARTVWLPTGQVCKRQDYVHFPESLSMAPYSFVQPHLNSQAGTPWGSTMSLFSSSLPMNNMGTGGESYGTGFGTMFPRNLYRLLAVVVHSGEANSGHFVTYRRGALRNAHRWFYTSDTIVREVSIDEVLSVPAYLIFYDRSPQRPLR, encoded by the exons atggaaagtgaaaaaattttaatggcaGCTGGTGTAACAGTTGCAGCAGTTGTAGGGGCTTTTGTATTTTGGGGACCTTCTG GTAATTCACGGTTACGCCAACGTCGTGGTCAAATAGCTGGACTGCATAATTTTGGTCAGACATGTTTTCTTAATACGCTGCTGCAGGCGTTAGCAGCATGTCCGCAGTTTATTGCATGGCTGCAGTTGTATAACAATGCAACCCCAGATCGAAAAAGTTTAATAAGCTCTTTGCTCAGTACTTTGGAGGTAATAAATGGTACTCATGCTAGTTTAAGGGGCGATCCGTATTCGCCGGGTGCAGTACTGCGAGCATTAAACGCATTGGGTTGGGTTATACCACAGGAAGAACATGATGCTCATGAATTGTTTCATGTAATGCTTTCGACATTAGAGGAGGAGGCACATCGACCTAAACAAGTTGGTTCTTTATCGGATGCTCTGCCATTAGATAATGGCGTTGGTGATCAACCCAATCGACCTTCTAGTGCCATGATGAGTGACTTTCTTAACGCTGATTATGACGAGTCCACTGGTTTATCACGCATGGTACGTTCTGAGGCCCATACCCCAGATTCGCCTGCCTCGATATGTGATCGAGACTTACATGCTGATCATTTGCAATCTTCATCGCCTCCAGAAGCAATGGAATTGGATGGAATGGTTTCACCTGTTTTGGGTGGTCGTCCCAGTCGTTCGAGAGAAGCTCTAAATAAAAGATCTTCTGGATCATGTCGTTCCCTGGAACGTTTAACTCGTGGGCCTGGGAAGGTTTCG aTATGGTCAGAGCAAATGCCCACACAAGTACCACATCCATTTCAAGGTGCTATGGGTACACAAATTGTTTGTAATGGCTGTGGATTTaag TCCACCGTTCGCTATGATAAATTTGATAGCATTACACTAAATTTACCACTTCAACGTCGCAGTGGTCTTAGTTTGGGTCATTTATTAAGTGACTACATTACATCCGAAGATGTCACAGGAGTTAAGTGTGAATCCTGCAATGAAACCACCACTCACACTAAATCCTTAACGTTTGCCAAATTACCAGCATGTCTTTGCATACACATTGCACGTACGGTATGGTTGCCCACAGGCCAAGTCTGCAAACGTCAAGATTATGTACATTTTCCCGAAAGCCTTTCAATGGCGCCATATAGTTTTGTACAGCCTCATTTAAATAGTCAG GCTGGTACACCTTGGGGTTCTACAATGTCATTGTTTTCATCTAGTCTGCCCATGAATAACATGGGTACCGGTGGTGAGTCTTACGGTACGGGTTTTGGTACAATGTTTCCCCGTAATCTCTATCGTTTATTGGCTGTTGTTGTACATTCTGGTGAAGCCAATTCTGGTCATTTTGTTACATATAGAAGAGGAGCTTTGCGCAATGCACATCG ATGGTTCTATACATCTGATACGATAGTGCGTGAAGTATCAATTGATGAAGTTTTAAGCGTACCCGCTTATTTAATATTCTACGATCGTAGCCCCCAAAGGCCTTTGCGTTGA